From Eremothecium sinecaudum strain ATCC 58844 chromosome III, complete sequence:
CTGTTTAGGGAATTTGATGGGTTAAGGAAGCGAAATATCGGGTTATCACTATACTTCTCCCGCATAGCAGATACGTAGTTATTTTCTTCATTAACTACGCAAAATAATGCGGTAGTCTTTATAATCTCTAGGTCCCTCGGCTGCATGTTATCTGTGTAGCTGCTAAATTTGAAATGGTGTGGCTCATTTTCCTCTTGCTGAATTTTGCGCTTATTGAGCAGCTCAGCAACTGAATATTCAAAGAATGCATTAAAATTATCGTTAGAGTCCAGGAATGATTTATTgtctttttcttttaatTCTGATAAATCCGTATTACTGCTTTGTAATTGTGATAGCACTGTAGCGATTTCAGTTAATGTAGTTTCATCGTCTGGTACCTCAATATGATCTGGGGGATTTAGAGTTCTAAGGTCCTCTAACTTAATCATCCTTAGGTTTGGTATAATTTGGGTTTTCTTTTAATATTGGTTTGTTGAAAAGTTACAAATAagatatatattttaaaatgttCACAAAATGACCTTAGGACAGTGTACGTTGTATCTATGATACGTTGTCACACAGGAAGAGGTAAAAAATTGCATAGTAGCTATtaatataaaataataaGTATGCCCATAACTATGGAGGATGTGTTGAAGTTTAATAATATAGTAACTTTAATTGCATTTTGTTTGAGTCCTAAGGATTATTTGTGTTTCCAGCAATTGAACAAATCTTTGTATCATGACTATCTGCAAGGATATAGTGATTTGGAATACTGGAATCGTAGGTTAATTGATATCGGCTTAGCTGAAGATTATGTTGTCGAGGAAGGTGAATATGATGTTGTGAATATTTTTGATAGAATAAAGGGTTTTCAGAAGATAAATTCACGAGAGGTGTATAAGAAGTTCCACCTGTGTTTTTGGCCGTATATTCGGAAGTTGTATGATTCTGATATGGAGCATTTCTTTCCTGATGGTTTGGATCTTCTTTCTAAGGCCAAAATTCTCAAAAACATTGAGAAGTTTAACCAGTGCAATCGCAATAATTGGGAGTTGTACAACCGTGTACAAATGAATCTTCATTTATTTGAGGAGAACTTTGTTCGGAGCATTCATGAGGAATTGCATAGGTTGTTGGACGAAAAGAACTTTAAAGATGCGGTGAAGTGTGTTGATGTATCTATTGCTATGGAGGAACAGAATAGTATAATCAAATTTTTTAATGAGAAGTACGAATATATGAAGGCTGAGCTTCTCGATACTTCGATATTTGATGAAAGGACTTGTGAACTTGATGAGGAGCATTTAGATCGAATTCTGATGAAGTTTGCTGAGTTTCTTAATGAGAAGGTAGAAATAGCGGACGCTTTATTTGGTGATAAGTTGTCTGTTATTCATTCGTTTGCGGAGAAGTTTGTTGGTGATATAGTTGTGTGGTATATCCACGAACAGCTTAACGGAGAGGTTCCATGGAAGCAGGAGCCAGATGATGTGTTACGTTTTGTGCGTTTTAGGCGAAAAGTTGAGTATTTGCCTCTTGTTTATAGAAGAGCATCGGAGGTTTTCATGAAGGAGATAAAGTCCAGCTTGAATGGTGGATCTTCGTTTAGTCATGCTGTTAGTGGCTTACTTGTGGAGTTCTTGCTGGCGGACATTATAATGTATTTGGACACTATAGTTGGAGTATTTGAGGACAGTGTAGAGAAAGGATTCAGCGTTTATGCTGAatttaataataaaaagCAGAATGAGCGTCACGAGGAGATATATGAATCTTTGAGGGATAAGGTAGATAGCAAGCAGTTGTTGGATGAAAAGAATAGGTTTTTGTCCTCTTTCACCAAGATGTTGAAGATAAATAGCAATTCGAAGTCGTCTGTGCAGGAAAAGCTAGCTTTGGCCTATAACTTTAATAAGATGAATGATAATTTAAAGAATCTAAACGCCCTAGTTTCTGTGGACTTTTGTTATAAGGCCGTCCAATTCTGTAAAGAATGCATGGATGATATCTCTACTTTTGATGATCTAAGGATTGTTTCGGAGAAGGTAAAACGCTGTCGCACGGAAGTCTACGAGGTGTTATTACGCGTTATGGGTGAGAAACATGTAAAGCCTGGCTTCCAGCGAGCAATGGAGCTTTTGGAACAGTACGATTCGAACTATCTAAATAAGTTGGGTGTAGAAGAGGACGCGACTGTACCGAAGGTGGAGCCTTTGATTAAGTTTACAGAGTTGATAAATATAGGGGATATTATCTTACAAATGGTGTCTGTTTTTGAGGAGAGTGAGAGTTCTAAGAAGAAATTCGAGAAGATGATGGATGATTTTGTTGCGGATGGTCTAAATATTGGTATTAACAAGCTTATGGAGGAGATTGTTTTCGTGTTTAATACTACGCAGTTGCCAGACGATTTTAACCCTGGAGGAGGAGGTGGAGAATTGCGGGAGATCAAGGCATCAGTATGTGCTCGAAGGATAGTAGAGTTGCTTTCTAACCATTGTTTCCTCTTGACGGGAGCTACGGAGATCGATGTATTCCAGCAAGAAGTAGGTGAGAGGTTTTTCCACGAAGTAGTAAAGAATATTAAGAAGAACATAATATCTACAGAAGGAGCAATCTACTTGATTTGTGATCTAAATTATTATTACGATTTCATAGCAAATAAGTTGAAGCAGAAACAAATTATTCCTCTATTTGCTGGGTTAAAGGCTGTAGGACAAATTTTTTTAGTATCTGGTAAGGACTCAAAAGAGTTAGGAAGAATGATATGCGAATTTCAGGGAATATTTACTCAAGAAGAAATATATGAGCTTGTTCAAAGAAGAGCAGATTGGTCTAGAGTAAGAAAAGACGTCGAGAGAGTAATGTATAGCGATTGTCTAATTATGTAGGGCGTCATTTAAGTCTATATACTCGTTAAACTTGAGAAGCTCTGATTGGAGCCTTTGGTCGTTGCCATCGCGTTCACAGTTGACAATTGCATCGAGGCTTGCCACCCCCAAATAAGCGTTGGAATCGGGGAATTTGGATAAAATATCTTTACCAACAATCTTCCTGCCTCTGATACTTGAGTCGCATGCCCCCGGGCCGGAGTAACGAACTTTACAGGGAACTAAAAACGACCACATAACATTTTCACTTTTTTTTTCTGCTGGATGCTACAAGACTCAGAATCTTCATAGCGAAGATTCTGAGTCTGCTATGTGGTCGTTTTgttatatattattttttacaCGATTTAATTTCTGAAAAAATAAATTACCATTTAGGAATACGCGTCTTAATATTTGAATGCTATATATTATGTAATTTAATTAGCTAGTAAATCTGATAATTCAGGGGATATAGTCGAATGTTTGTCTTTCCGTCGTTTATTTGCAACCCAGTTTTTTACTTGGCTACGAGAGAAACCAGTTTCCCTCATTAAATATCGGATATCATTATCGTTAAGGTATGGATTTTCAACATGTTTTCTATACCAGTTTTCGAGTATGAGAACATATTGCTTTGGTAGTCTATGGCCTTTATAGGAGTTCACACCTTTACCACCGTTCTCCATCATATCTTTTGTTACCACGTTAAAAATGATTCCACATTTGTCATTAGAAGTTTCCTTCAGATCTATTATACCCTTTTCGTAATGTATGAAGTTCTCTCTTTTTTTGACTAATTTTACAATAATTGCGGTTAACTGAGAAATATTTTGGATGACTACTCGATCTGGGGTTGAATATTTTGTTTCCGTGCTCAAGGTTTTTAAACCATGAAGAACTTTATTCAGTGTCCTGTTTATCTCTTGATTATCGATGTTCGTGCAACGTATTTTGGTATGTAGGTTTAGTAGTTCATTTCTTAATTTATGTAAATTATCGCATTCATAATTAGACCTTCTTAGAGTAAAATTTGAAGATGCTGAAATATTTTTCCGTGTATTAAGGGACTCGTTAGGTGATGGATTAAGGAGCGACACAATCGGTATCTTATTCATTATCTGGTATGCTAATGAGTTAATAATTTACAGCTATGAGGAAGAGTTAAAAGAGTGCGTTGAGTATTTATATTTACTGATGTGCAAAGGTTCCTATAATATGATGAAACATATctgaaaaaaaaaaaaaaaaaattaaagggattttattttaaaatgtaTAAAAGAAGGATTGTATTAAGTACATATCATTCTTAGATTTGAGCGCTTCAAGAAGAAAACTGTACCAATGGCAAATCTTAACTTCAAAACACCTATGTTTAAGGTAAAGATACAAAAACCTCGtaataaaaaaaagaaGGTCATCAATAGTAGGATTATGCATGATGTTGCAAGTTCAGAAAATAGAAATAATACCAAAGGATATTATAAGTGTGAAGGTGTTAATCTTTACATGACTTCTGCTCCACCATTGAAGATACCTGATCCTCCTAAGAAATTATTAAACTACCTTAAAATACGTAGAAATGACAACATTAATCTAAAATGCACTCAAGGTAAGTTAGCTAATGTAAAAGAGGTTGCGCATTCTCCTAAAAAAAGGAAAAAAATTAATGAGTTCATGGCATACAGAAGTTACTATTCAAGGTTTTCAAATGGTTTAATTCCCCAATTGGAATTATCTAGGATCTTAGCTGACTTATGGCATGAAAATCCAGAAATAAAAAGAACATGGGAACTGTTTTCGGAACAATACAATATAGAGCAGCCAAATAAAAGTTTCCCCGATTGGTTAGAAGAAAAATACAGTGCTCATTATGTACTTCAGGAGAAACAAGAGGTAAAAGAATTAAGGAAAAGTAACATACAGCAACCATATGTGGAGGATCTCTATTTGAATACTGCAAGTAATGATGCTGAATTGGACAATGTATATAAATTTCATGGCACATGTAGTGCAGATAATGTTCAGTATGCAGGATCTGATGAGGGAATATTCCTGAATAATTTACTTAGTGATGCTGATCTTTTCCAAATATTGGACGAAGTATCATCTTTTTAATTATAGTATACGTACATCATTGCACTTTCTTTTCTCAACAATCATTAAGTCTGCTAGGTGTTGTAACGCAGCGAAGAAGAACAGTGTTACCCAAGGAAACAAAGGAGTTCCTGGAAAGTGTGTTTGAAAGGAAGCGTTGTCCCAACGCCAAAGAAAGACGGGCAATTGCAGAGAAATGCGGGTTAACACCTATACAGATAAGAATATGGTTCACAAATAAGCGAATGCGTTCTGCGCGCTTTTAAAAGGACAGCTGAAAATTTTCTCTGCTTACCTTCTACCTCACACCCCACCGCCACCATGTCTATCGAAAACCTCAAGTCCTTCGACCCCTTTGCTGACACCGGCGACGACGAAGCCTCCTCCTCCAACTACATCCACATCCGTATCCAGCAGAGAAACGGCAGAAAAACCTTGACCACCGTCCAGGGCATCCCCGAGGAGTACGACCTCAAGCGCATCTTGAAGGTCTTGCGCAAGGACTTTGGCTGCAACGGCAACATGGTCAAGGACGACGAGATGGGCGAGATCATCCAGTTGCAGGGCGACCAGAGAGCCAAGGTCTGCGAGTTCCTCATCACCCAGCTCGCCATCCCCAAGAAGAACATCAAGATCCACGGCTTCTAATCCGTACCCAAAAATAGAGCTAATTATTAGAAATCCAAACAACAATGAAACGCACTGTTTCATTGTTGTAGTACATTACTGCAATCTACTACCATCTAAAGAACACGAGGCAACTCTTTAACTACATATTATATCTATACTTTAGATATCCCGCTAGTACTATTTAATAAAAAGATCACTTTTTTTCTTAAAACTCTTAACGCTTCAATTACAATACACAGCTAGTCTACTAAGAGTCAATTATACTTTAACTTGACTAAACTAAGTACTTTCTTCCTTAAACTCCTCATTTAGCTTCTTCTGCTGCTGCCACTGTTTCAAAagtttcttcttcatcgaCTTCGACAAGGGCTCACCACTAGCATCTGAAACTGGTACACCATTTTCGTCCCACGCACTATATTCTGCGCTCTGCAAAAACATAACCTCCGCAGGAACACGTGCTTTTTCTCTTCTAGCAGCGTCCCGTTTACGGGCTTCCTCAGCGGCAGCCTTCCTTTGCTGCTCTCGCTTTGTACGTTCGGCTTGCTCTTCAACCAACCGTTTACGTTCGTTTTCGTCAATGAACTTAACTAGGGCAGGTCCCTCTTGACGATCTTCTAATATCACGTTTAATTTAACAAGGTGCTCGTCTCTTAGAACATCGGCCAACCGTAGAATTTCTTTAGATGACGCGTTATTCCGCGCAAGTTGACGTATCTCATCTCTGAAATGCGATAAACACCGCACATATGGAAGAACATCCTCCTCAAAGCCTTCCCCCGTAGATTTCTCGGCTTCCTTCCAACCTAAGCCATCAGAACGCACCTCAATACCTATTAGGGAGATCATCTTTGTAGCGTAACGGGCAATTTCCGAAAGCACTTCAATACGCACATCCTTGCCTCTCTCGGCAATATAGACATTGGCCTTCCCAACAATGTCAGCCACTCCTCTCAGAACTAGACCAACAGAAAGGTTATCACAGAGTTGCACGTGACCACGTTCGACTACCTCTGCGAGTTCACGACGCAGTTGAGCCTCTGGTGCGGACTGGCGAGTGGTGACGTCCTTCTCCATGGACTCGTGTATCAATGCACGGACAGTGCGGAAGTAGTTGCCGACCGACTGCTCCCAAGCGCGGACCTCAGCCATTGCGCTCTCTTTGAAGTCAAGCTGGTTATTCCACTGAGTAAACGCAAATGCAAGTCTCATTTGGCGGACACTGTACTTCTCCAGCGCCTCTTCTATCGTGATAAAGTTTTTGAGTGATTTAGACATCTTTTGACCTTCAATATGCAGGTGGCCAGTGTGGAGGAAGTAGTTGACCCACTGGGAGTTCTCGAAACAAGCCTCGGACTGCGCCAATTCGTTGTCGTGGTGAGGGAATGCAAGATCTATACCTCCAGAATGTATATCAATTGTTGACCCAAGGACGTCACTGGCCATAACAGAACACTCAATGTGCCATCCTGGACGACCAGCACCCCATGGAGACTCCCACTGGGGTTCACCGGCCTTCGAAGCCTTCCACAACGCAAAATCGTTGGCACTGCGCTTCCCTGATGAGGATGAGAGCGC
This genomic window contains:
- the RCY1 gene encoding Rcy1p (Syntenic homolog of Ashbya gossypii AFR644C; Syntenic homolog of Saccharomyces cerevisiae YJL204C (RCY1)), with the protein product MPITMEDVLKFNNIVTLIAFCLSPKDYLCFQQLNKSLYHDYLQGYSDLEYWNRRLIDIGLAEDYVVEEGEYDVVNIFDRIKGFQKINSREVYKKFHLCFWPYIRKLYDSDMEHFFPDGLDLLSKAKILKNIEKFNQCNRNNWELYNRVQMNLHLFEENFVRSIHEELHRLLDEKNFKDAVKCVDVSIAMEEQNSIIKFFNEKYEYMKAELLDTSIFDERTCELDEEHLDRILMKFAEFLNEKVEIADALFGDKLSVIHSFAEKFVGDIVVWYIHEQLNGEVPWKQEPDDVLRFVRFRRKVEYLPLVYRRASEVFMKEIKSSLNGGSSFSHAVSGLLVEFLLADIIMYLDTIVGVFEDSVEKGFSVYAEFNNKKQNERHEEIYESLRDKVDSKQLLDEKNRFLSSFTKMLKINSNSKSSVQEKLALAYNFNKMNDNLKNLNALVSVDFCYKAVQFCKECMDDISTFDDLRIVSEKVKRCRTEVYEVLLRVMGEKHVKPGFQRAMELLEQYDSNYLNKLGVEEDATVPKVEPLIKFTELINIGDIILQMVSVFEESESSKKKFEKMMDDFVADGLNIGINKLMEEIVFVFNTTQLPDDFNPGGGGGELREIKASVCARRIVELLSNHCFLLTGATEIDVFQQEVGERFFHEVVKNIKKNIISTEGAIYLICDLNYYYDFIANKLKQKQIIPLFAGLKAVGQIFLVSGKDSKELGRMICEFQGIFTQEEIYELVQRRADWSRVRKDVERVMYSDCLIM
- a CDS encoding HCL582Cp (Syntenic homolog of Ashbya gossypii AFR643W-B; Non-syntenic homolog of Saccharomyces cerevisiae YLR154C (RNH203)), which gives rise to MWSFLVPCKVRYSGPGACDSSIRGRKIVGKDILSKFPDSNAYLGVASLDAIVNCERDGNDQRLQSELLKFNEYIDLNDALHN
- a CDS encoding homeobox domain-containing protein (Syntenic homolog of Ashbya gossypii FAFR750C-X; Syntenic homolog of Ashbya gossypii FAFR750C-X and of Saccharomyces cerevisiae YCR039C (MAT alpha 2); 1-intron in Ashbya gossypii), whose amino-acid sequence is MNKIPIVSLLNPSPNESLNTRKNISASSNFTLRRSNYECDNLHKLRNELLNLHTKIRCTNIDNQEINRTLNKVLHGLKTLSTETKYSTPDRVVIQNISQLTAIIVKLVKKRENFIHYEKGIIDLKETSNDKCGIIFNVVTKDMMENGGKGVNSYKGHRLPKQYVLILENWYRKHVENPYLNDNDIRYLMRETGFSRSQVKNWVANKRRKDKHSTISPELSDLLAN
- a CDS encoding HCL580Wp (Syntenic homolog of Ashbya gossypii FAFR751W-X; Syntenic homolog of Ashbya gossypii FAFR751W-X and of Saccharomyces cerevisiae YCR040W (Mat alpha 1)); protein product: MANLNFKTPMFKVKIQKPRNKKKKVINSRIMHDVASSENRNNTKGYYKCEGVNLYMTSAPPLKIPDPPKKLLNYLKIRRNDNINLKCTQGKLANVKEVAHSPKKRKKINEFMAYRSYYSRFSNGLIPQLELSRILADLWHENPEIKRTWELFSEQYNIEQPNKSFPDWLEEKYSAHYVLQEKQEVKELRKSNIQQPYVEDLYLNTASNDAELDNVYKFHGTCSADNVQYAGSDEGIFLNNLLSDADLFQILDEVSSF
- a CDS encoding HCL579Wp (Syntenic homolog of Ashbya gossypii AFR642C; Syntenic homolog of Saccharomyces cerevisiae YNL244C (SUI1)) — its product is MSIENLKSFDPFADTGDDEASSSNYIHIRIQQRNGRKTLTTVQGIPEEYDLKRILKVLRKDFGCNGNMVKDDEMGEIIQLQGDQRAKVCEFLITQLAIPKKNIKIHGF
- the CRS1 gene encoding cysteine--tRNA ligase (Syntenic homolog of Ashbya gossypii AFR640W; Syntenic homolog of Saccharomyces cerevisiae YNL247W), with the protein product MHLFLKRSVTRTIMSSSTSKIAQPKWIKPDAIKEQPALKLYNSLTRNKDEFVPISKSRKVTWYSCGPTVYDAAHMGHARNYVTIDINRRILEDYFGYDVDFVQNVTDIDDKIIIRARQEHLFEKYVSECSKVDDACLKKVKEAILAYISSKVDSKIETIESYNEWEKKIDLGKVKVEDPKLAMHVAAVRKAVDALNGHDQKPVREFLDAVKDVLVPVLDSEFGASITDPEVFRKLAAYWERSFNEDMRRLNVRAPTVTTRVSEYVDEIITFVKRIIDNGYAYVTDDGSVYFDTVRFDSAPNHDYAKCQPWNRGQHDLIADGEGALSSSSGKRSANDFALWKASKAGEPQWESPWGAGRPGWHIECSVMASDVLGSTIDIHSGGIDLAFPHHDNELAQSEACFENSQWVNYFLHTGHLHIEGQKMSKSLKNFITIEEALEKYSVRQMRLAFAFTQWNNQLDFKESAMAEVRAWEQSVGNYFRTVRALIHESMEKDVTTRQSAPEAQLRRELAEVVERGHVQLCDNLSVGLVLRGVADIVGKANVYIAERGKDVRIEVLSEIARYATKMISLIGIEVRSDGLGWKEAEKSTGEGFEEDVLPYVRCLSHFRDEIRQLARNNASSKEILRLADVLRDEHLVKLNVILEDRQEGPALVKFIDENERKRLVEEQAERTKREQQRKAAAEEARKRDAARREKARVPAEVMFLQSAEYSAWDENGVPVSDASGEPLSKSMKKKLLKQWQQQKKLNEEFKEEST